A segment of the Alistipes sp. ZOR0009 genome:
CCTCTAAATCCTTAGATTCTACCAAAACACCTGCCTCTTCTTCAGCCTCTCTAATGATGCACGCAGTAAACGATTCGCCGGGATCGACATGTCCAGCAACCAAGCTGTAGCATCCATCTTCATAACCGGTATTGTACCTTCTTAATAGTAAGGTTTTAGCTCCATTTAGAAAAACGAGGTAGGAGGCTGGTATATTTTTATTCCTTTCTTTCATTCTAAAAAATTTAATACGTTAGAAGGGATGTTCAACCAAACGTAGCAGACAAAGTTACCATGCTTTGGATTATAAGCAACAGGCGGAGGTGTAAGCTGGTTCTCTACCACCAAAGTGAGCAGTAAGCAACCACCTACACCTGTTTATCATACCCCACACTAGCGGTTTGCTGCCGTGTGTCCCTTTACTTCTTCCATTATTTGATGAATTTTACGAACCGTATTTACATTTCGTACCGTCATATTCTTATATAGCGCGGTTCCCATAAGCTTTGCCATACCACTTTTGCTGTAATCCTTACCCGCAACATTCCACAATACGGCACCCGACGAATATTTCACATTATCGGCAGGATTAACAGGCAGCAGCGCTACAACATCGGGGGTGTCAAACTCTTCCCACAAGAACATAACATCCGTTCTCATCACCTCGTTCTTAACCCACGAGGCAGGTAGCTCACG
Coding sequences within it:
- a CDS encoding DUF1697 domain-containing protein gives rise to the protein MIYVALLRGINVGGNNKVEMKKLKATFERLGFTNVVTYINSGNIIFEESTKAKNTIVAEIERAIKQDFQLEIKVLIRDLENIEAICRELPASWVKNEVMRTDVMFLWEEFDTPDVVALLPVNPADNVKYSSGAVLWNVAGKDYSKSGMAKLMGTALYKNMTVRNVNTVRKIHQIMEEVKGHTAANR